The following are from one region of the Phycisphaerae bacterium genome:
- the nuoF gene encoding NADH-quinone oxidoreductase subunit NuoF, which produces MSKYETVLLKNVGVPDSQTLKVYESRGGYQGARKALKLAPDEVVEEVKKANLRGRGGAGFPAGVKWGFLPKDRKSTLLCVNGDESEPPTFSNRVLMEHDPHQLIEGTIIAAYATRSQTAYIYLRVEFHEQFHVVQRAIDEAYVAGYLGKKIFGSDYSLDIYVHRGAGAYVCGEETGLIESLEGKRGWPRIKPPFPAVEGLFRQPTVVNNVETLCNLPHIIERGASWFTSIGPSHSTGPKLFCISGSVNRPGCYEEAMTITVRDLIERPDLGGGMLPGKKVKAVLPGGVSMGALTADELDMKLDFDDPRKYGLLGLGTSAVVVIDQDTDMRIVLRNLARFYGTESCGQCTQCREGTMWMYKIASRIAEGAGRIEDLDILLETSRNMGMMPGLSICGLPDGATYPIETVVKKFRGELEDAIRNQPAGRVQERLRVLN; this is translated from the coding sequence ATGAGCAAGTACGAGACAGTTTTGCTGAAGAACGTCGGGGTGCCGGACTCTCAGACGCTCAAGGTCTACGAGTCGCGCGGCGGCTACCAGGGCGCCCGCAAGGCGCTCAAACTGGCGCCCGACGAGGTCGTGGAGGAAGTCAAGAAAGCGAATCTGCGCGGCCGGGGTGGAGCCGGCTTCCCCGCGGGTGTGAAATGGGGATTTCTGCCCAAAGACCGCAAGTCGACCCTGCTTTGCGTCAACGGCGACGAGTCCGAACCGCCCACATTCAGCAACCGCGTGTTGATGGAGCACGACCCCCATCAGCTCATCGAAGGGACGATCATTGCGGCCTATGCTACCCGTTCGCAAACCGCCTACATTTACCTCCGCGTGGAGTTCCACGAGCAGTTTCACGTGGTACAGCGGGCAATTGATGAGGCCTATGTGGCGGGCTACCTGGGGAAGAAGATATTCGGAAGTGATTATTCGCTCGATATTTACGTTCATCGCGGCGCGGGAGCCTACGTTTGCGGCGAGGAGACGGGCCTGATCGAATCGCTGGAGGGCAAGCGCGGCTGGCCGCGGATCAAACCGCCGTTCCCAGCAGTGGAAGGGCTCTTCCGCCAGCCCACGGTAGTCAACAACGTCGAGACGCTGTGCAACTTGCCGCACATCATCGAGCGCGGAGCATCGTGGTTCACGAGCATCGGCCCGTCTCACAGCACTGGGCCGAAGCTTTTCTGCATCAGCGGGTCAGTAAATCGGCCGGGGTGCTACGAAGAGGCGATGACCATTACCGTGCGCGACCTGATCGAGCGCCCGGATCTTGGCGGGGGAATGCTGCCGGGCAAGAAGGTCAAGGCCGTGCTGCCGGGCGGGGTTTCGATGGGCGCGCTGACGGCCGACGAACTGGATATGAAGCTCGACTTCGACGACCCGCGGAAGTACGGGTTGCTGGGACTTGGCACGTCGGCGGTGGTGGTGATCGATCAGGACACGGACATGCGGATTGTGCTGCGGAACCTGGCGCGATTCTACGGCACGGAGTCGTGCGGGCAGTGCACGCAATGTCGCGAGGGCACGATGTGGATGTACAAGATCGCCTCGCGGATTGCGGAGGGCGCCGGGCGGATCGAGGATCTGGACATCCTGCTTGAAACGTCGCGCAATATGGGCATGATGCCGGGCTTGAGCATCTGCGGCCTGCCTGACGGAGCAACGTACCCCATCGAGACGGTGGTGAAGAAGTTCCGCGGCGAGCTGGAGGATGCGATTCGGAACCAGCCGGCGGGAAGGGTGCAGGAGCGGCTGCGGGTGTTGAATTAA